The nucleotide window GGATCACGGAAACGCCATGGAAAAAGTTTCGCTCAACGGTATAAGCAAGCGCTTCGGCGACGTACGGGTCATTCACGATGTCAGCCTGTCCATCAGAGAAAATGAATTCATCGTGCTGGTGGGGCCTTCCGGCTGCGGAAAATCCACCATACTGCGCATGATAGCGGGGCTGGAGAGCGTGAGCGGCGGCGAAATACGCATAGGGGGCCGCGTAGTCAATGACGTGCCGCCCAAGGAACGCGATGTGGCCATGGTGTTTCAGAACTACGCCCTGTATCCGCACATGACCGTGGGAGAAAACATGGGGTTCAGTCTTAAAATGCAGAAACGCCCCGGAGCCGAAATCGAGTCGAAAGTGCAGGAGGCCGCAGCCGTTCTGGGGTTGACCGAATATCTGCACCGCAAACCCGCGGCTCTTTCCGGCGGGCAACGGCAGCGCGTGGCCATGGGCCGCGCCATTGTGCGCAAACCGCAGGTCTTTCTGTTCGACGAGCCTCTTTCAAATCTGGACGCCCAGCTGCGCACCCAGATGCGCATGGAACTGAAAAAACTGCACCTGAAGCTGAACACCACCACCATATACGTCACCCACGATCAGGTGGAGGCCATGACGCTGGCCGACCGCATTGTACTGCTGAAAGACGGACATATACAGCAGGTGGGGGCCCCTGTGGATGTCTTTGAACGTCCGGCCAATGTGTTCACCGGGCGTTTTATCGGCAACCCGCCCATGAACGTGCTGCAGGCGGTGCTGCATAAAGGCGCGGACGATGCAGGGCGCCATGTGGCCGCAGAGGGCCTGCGCATTGCAGTGGCAGACACGGTAGGCGCCGCGTTGCCCCACGGTACGCCGGTAACCGTGGGCATACGGCCCGATGCCGTCAAAACCGGCGACGCGCTTATGCATCTGCCGGAACACTGCCATATGGATGCGCGTGTGGAAGTGGCCGAAATTCTGGGCGGTCAGTCGCTGCTGGAAGTATCGGCGGCGGGTGTTCCGCTCATAGCGGAAGTGGCAGGCCGCGTGCTGGTGCGCCCCGGAGACTCCATACGCATAGGCGTTGACCCTGCACGGGTTCTGCTTTTTGACGCGCAGACCCAGAACGCCGTCGACTGAAACGCGGAAGAGCACGGCCCCCCTGACGGAAGCCGTGCAGACCATAGGCTCATGGCCGCGCACAGCGGCAAACGGGATTGCCGGACAACGTCTGCCGGCGCATTGCGGCTCAGGGCGCCACAACCGCCCGCACCGCACAACGCAGGAGGAAGGGTATGAACAGATTCCTGGCAAAAGCGGCCGTTGCGGCCGCCGCATTCTGCCTGATGATCACGGCGCCCGCCATGGCGGCGGCGCAGGACAAGCTTGGCGGAACTCTGGAAATTTTTTCGTGGTGGGCCGGTGACGAAGGCCCCGCGCTTGAGGCCATGATAAAGCTGTACAACAAGCAGCACCCCGGCGTCAGCGTGGAAAACGCCGCCGTCACGGGCGGATCGGGCATCAACGCCCGTGCAGTGCTTAAAACCCGTATGCTGGGCGGCAATCCTCCTGACAGCTTTCAGGTGCATGCAGGACAGGAACTCATCGGTACGTGGGTTGCCTCGGGCCGTATGGAAGACCTGACCTTTCTGTACAAACAGCAGGGCTGGATGGAAGCGTTTCCCGCCGACCTCATCAAGCTGATCGGCACGGAGAACGGCATATGGTCGGTACCGGTGACGGTTCACCGCTCCAACGTCATGTGGTTTGTACCCGCCAACCTGAAAAAATGGGGAATACAGGCTCCTGCCGACTGGAACGAGTTTCTGGAAATAGCCCCGCGGCTGCAGGAACAGGGCGTGGTGCCGCTTGCTCTGGCCACCAACTGGACTGCCAACCACCTCTGGGAATCCGTGGCGCTGGCCTCCATGGGGGCCGACCGGTGGGACGCCCTCTGGCGCGGCGAAATTCCGTGGACCGATCCTGAAGTGGTCAAAGCATGGGAGCTTTTCGGCAAGGTGCTGCAATACACCAATGACGACGCCACATCGCTTTCGTGGCAGCAGGCCACAGACATGGTTGTGGACGGCCGCGCCGCCTTCAACGTCATGGGCGACTGGGCTGCCGGCTACATGAACACCACGCTGGGCATGGCACCCGGTAAAGACTTCGGCTGGTCCGCATCGCCGGGCACCGGCGGCGTGTTCATGTTCCTTTCCGATTCGTTCGGCCTGCCCGTGGGCGCCGCAAACCGCGACAACAGCCTCGCGTGGCTGGCACTTGTGGGTTCGCGCAGCGGCAGCGACGCCTTCAACCCGCTCAAGGGTTCCATCTCGCCCCGGCTTGATACCGACCTGAACCTGTACAATGACTATTCAAAATCCGCCGCAGGCGACTGGGGCCGCGACCGCATCGTGGGCAGTCTGGCTCACGGAGTCACCGCCAACGAAGGCTTCATGAGCGATTTCGCATCCGTTATGGAGATGTACCTGAAAAACCGCAACGCCGGTCAGGCCGCCATGGCCTGCCACGCCATTGCCGTAAAAAACGGCATAGCCAGACGATAGCATACTGACCATTCACCGCGCCGGAGACCGGCAGGTCTCCGGCGCCACAGACGGGGTTTGCACAATAATGGCCGACTTATCACGGGACAGATGGAAAGCACTCATCACGCTCATGCCGTCCGTCGTGCTCATTGCGGTGTTCGTTTACGGGTTTATCGGCGACACCATTTATATTTCGCTGACGGACTGGGGAAGAGGCGCCGCGCTGGCACTTGATCCGCAGATCAATTACATCGGTTTTGAAAATTATACCGAACTGTTCACCGGTTTCATCGACGGCCGCTTCCGGCAGGACATGGTCAACGCCATGTTCTACTCGGTGCTGCTGCTGGCCGGGGCCATCGGTCTGGGGCTGTTCATC belongs to Oleidesulfovibrio alaskensis DSM 16109 and includes:
- a CDS encoding ABC transporter substrate-binding protein; this encodes MNRFLAKAAVAAAAFCLMITAPAMAAAQDKLGGTLEIFSWWAGDEGPALEAMIKLYNKQHPGVSVENAAVTGGSGINARAVLKTRMLGGNPPDSFQVHAGQELIGTWVASGRMEDLTFLYKQQGWMEAFPADLIKLIGTENGIWSVPVTVHRSNVMWFVPANLKKWGIQAPADWNEFLEIAPRLQEQGVVPLALATNWTANHLWESVALASMGADRWDALWRGEIPWTDPEVVKAWELFGKVLQYTNDDATSLSWQQATDMVVDGRAAFNVMGDWAAGYMNTTLGMAPGKDFGWSASPGTGGVFMFLSDSFGLPVGAANRDNSLAWLALVGSRSGSDAFNPLKGSISPRLDTDLNLYNDYSKSAAGDWGRDRIVGSLAHGVTANEGFMSDFASVMEMYLKNRNAGQAAMACHAIAVKNGIARR
- a CDS encoding ABC transporter ATP-binding protein — translated: MEKVSLNGISKRFGDVRVIHDVSLSIRENEFIVLVGPSGCGKSTILRMIAGLESVSGGEIRIGGRVVNDVPPKERDVAMVFQNYALYPHMTVGENMGFSLKMQKRPGAEIESKVQEAAAVLGLTEYLHRKPAALSGGQRQRVAMGRAIVRKPQVFLFDEPLSNLDAQLRTQMRMELKKLHLKLNTTTIYVTHDQVEAMTLADRIVLLKDGHIQQVGAPVDVFERPANVFTGRFIGNPPMNVLQAVLHKGADDAGRHVAAEGLRIAVADTVGAALPHGTPVTVGIRPDAVKTGDALMHLPEHCHMDARVEVAEILGGQSLLEVSAAGVPLIAEVAGRVLVRPGDSIRIGVDPARVLLFDAQTQNAVD